The following proteins come from a genomic window of Nicotiana tomentosiformis chromosome 12, ASM39032v3, whole genome shotgun sequence:
- the LOC104119985 gene encoding MOB kinase activator-like 1A isoform X1, whose product MSLFGLGRNQRTFRPKKSAPSGSKGAQLRKHIDATLGSGNLREAVRLPPGEDINEWLAVNTVDFFNQVNLLYGTLTEFCTPENCPTMTAGPKYEYRWADGVQIKKPIEVSAPKYVEYLMDWIETQLDDESIFPQRLGAPFPPNFKDVVKTIFKRLFRVYAHIYHSHFQKIVSLKEEAHLNTCFKHFILFTHEFGLIDKKELAPLQELIESIIVPY is encoded by the exons ATGAGTCTTTTTGGCCTTGGAAG GAACCAGAGAACATTCCGGCCCAAAAAGAGTGCACCCTCAGGGAGTAAG GGGGCTCAGTTAAGAAAGCACATTGATGCCACATTAGGCAGCGGAAACTTAAGAGAAGCTGTAAGGCTTCCTCCAGGGGAAGATATTAATGAATGGCTAGCTGTCAACA CTGTTGATTTCTTCAACCAGGTGAATCTTCTTTACGGCACCCTCACTGAGTTCTGTACGCCAGAAAACTGCCCTACAATGACTGCAGGCCCCAA GTATGAGTATAGGTGGGCTGATGGTGTACAGATTAAGAAGCCTATTGAAGTTTCAGCCCCAAAATATGTTGAATATTTGATGGATTGGATTGAAACTCAATTGGATGACGAATCTATATTTCCTCAAAGGCTTG GTGCACCTTTTCCTCCGAACTTCAAGGATGTTGTCAAGACAATATTCAAACGCCTCTTTCGTGTATATGCACATATTTATCACTCTCATTTTCAGAAGATCGTGAGCCTTAAGGAGGAAGCCCATTTGAATACGTGCTTCAAGCATTTCATACTCTTCACCCAT GAGTTCGGGCTGATTGACAAAAAGGAGCTGGCTCCACTCCAAGAGCTCATAGAATCTATTATTGTTCCTTACTGA
- the LOC104119985 gene encoding MOB kinase activator-like 1A isoform X2, with protein sequence MTAGPKYEYRWADGVQIKKPIEVSAPKYVEYLMDWIETQLDDESIFPQRLGAPFPPNFKDVVKTIFKRLFRVYAHIYHSHFQKIVSLKEEAHLNTCFKHFILFTHEFGLIDKKELAPLQELIESIIVPY encoded by the exons ATGACTGCAGGCCCCAA GTATGAGTATAGGTGGGCTGATGGTGTACAGATTAAGAAGCCTATTGAAGTTTCAGCCCCAAAATATGTTGAATATTTGATGGATTGGATTGAAACTCAATTGGATGACGAATCTATATTTCCTCAAAGGCTTG GTGCACCTTTTCCTCCGAACTTCAAGGATGTTGTCAAGACAATATTCAAACGCCTCTTTCGTGTATATGCACATATTTATCACTCTCATTTTCAGAAGATCGTGAGCCTTAAGGAGGAAGCCCATTTGAATACGTGCTTCAAGCATTTCATACTCTTCACCCAT GAGTTCGGGCTGATTGACAAAAAGGAGCTGGCTCCACTCCAAGAGCTCATAGAATCTATTATTGTTCCTTACTGA